One Kineosporia sp. NBRC 101731 DNA segment encodes these proteins:
- a CDS encoding DUF6394 family protein has translation MNLEKVIFGFFVLLAATMNFGFFIGDISDANLHSEYELYAAVVVSLITTVLKFGDRTQIGAVHLATSLVADLQLIAATIVWVYADYVSSSGLDEHAMSSIVSLSGGALLANLVSVVLLVIETVSFHRR, from the coding sequence ATGAACCTCGAGAAAGTGATCTTCGGCTTCTTCGTCCTGCTGGCCGCCACGATGAACTTCGGGTTCTTCATCGGTGACATCTCCGACGCCAACCTGCACAGCGAGTACGAGCTCTACGCGGCCGTGGTGGTCAGCCTGATCACCACCGTGCTCAAGTTCGGCGACCGCACCCAGATCGGCGCCGTGCACCTGGCCACCAGCCTGGTCGCCGACCTGCAGCTGATCGCGGCCACGATCGTCTGGGTCTACGCCGACTACGTGTCCAGCTCCGGTCTGGACGAGCACGCGATGTCGAGCATCGTGTCGCTGTCCGGTGGAGCCCTGCTGGCCAACCTGGTCTCGGTGGTGCTCCTCGTGATCGAGACCGTGTCCTTCCACCGCCGCTGA
- a CDS encoding potassium channel protein — MHPPERSRSDQEQWHERHPGRRHGQGRAATRIRKPGEPLDPQLTGQDPAATNALITGEHRWAAVSRFRQAGDVPGPEGGPLSSRGADTGSAPIFLIMRRMRTPLIVLIIIFAITTLGLALAPGETPEGEPHRMGLFNAFYVMSYTASTIGFGEIPFPFTAAQRMWMTVSIYLTVIGWAYALGTLLSLLQDRGFRNALDMRRFTRRVERLRDPFLLIAGYGHTGQRLGRAWDHLGRNFVALDIEPSQIESLEVDQYFADPPGLTADASNPFNLKLAGLKNPHCQAVLALTDDDDVNLAITMSAALLRPDLPVIARTISAPVEDLMLAWGTPTVINPFDRFGDHLRMALRSPASFRLYSWLEAGPGSEQPPPGSPPAKGLWVVCGYGRFGQEVVGDLLAEGLDVVVIEPDPPSDAFLAAELGLPVEQLPRVIHGEGSEPEVLDEARIEQAVGFVAGTDNDTTNLSLIAAARRRNPDLYAAGRQNLPTNRSLFAAMHLDMLLVPADIVAREAYARLSTPLLWRFLEEMPQRGEEEAIALVHRIQDRCGQYMKDVWNVELTAWQAPALAGYLDPGSVSPRQRQRRHAGQTGRVPLTIGNLFRDPDDRDERLPVVPLMLLRDGAATIAPPDDTELHLDDELLVAGTRVAQRELQTILLSEGTAQYVVTGIRMPESWVWQHLVGRRLPNT; from the coding sequence ATGCATCCGCCCGAGCGATCCCGCTCCGACCAGGAGCAGTGGCACGAACGGCATCCGGGGCGGCGGCACGGCCAGGGCCGGGCCGCCACCCGCATCCGCAAGCCCGGTGAACCGCTCGACCCCCAGCTCACCGGGCAGGACCCGGCCGCCACGAACGCGCTCATCACCGGTGAGCACCGCTGGGCCGCGGTCTCCCGGTTCCGGCAGGCCGGCGACGTGCCCGGCCCGGAGGGCGGCCCCCTCAGCTCCCGCGGGGCGGACACCGGCTCGGCCCCGATCTTCCTGATCATGCGGCGCATGCGCACGCCGCTGATCGTGCTCATCATCATCTTCGCGATCACCACGCTCGGGCTGGCGCTGGCCCCCGGCGAGACGCCCGAGGGCGAACCGCACCGGATGGGCCTGTTCAACGCCTTCTACGTGATGAGCTACACCGCCAGCACCATCGGTTTCGGCGAGATCCCGTTCCCGTTCACCGCCGCACAGCGGATGTGGATGACGGTCAGCATCTACCTGACCGTCATCGGCTGGGCGTACGCGCTCGGTACGTTGCTCTCGCTGCTGCAGGACCGCGGCTTCCGCAACGCCCTGGACATGCGCCGCTTCACCCGCCGGGTGGAGCGGCTGCGCGACCCGTTCCTGCTGATCGCCGGCTACGGGCACACCGGCCAGCGCCTCGGCCGGGCCTGGGACCACCTGGGCCGCAACTTCGTGGCCCTCGACATCGAGCCCTCCCAGATCGAGTCGCTCGAGGTGGACCAGTACTTCGCCGACCCGCCGGGCCTGACCGCCGACGCGTCCAACCCGTTCAACCTCAAGCTCGCCGGGCTGAAGAACCCGCACTGCCAGGCCGTGCTGGCGCTGACGGACGACGACGACGTGAACCTGGCCATCACGATGTCCGCGGCCCTGTTGCGGCCCGACCTGCCGGTGATCGCCCGCACCATCTCGGCACCGGTGGAAGACCTGATGCTGGCCTGGGGCACGCCGACCGTGATCAACCCGTTCGACCGGTTCGGCGACCACCTGCGCATGGCCCTGCGCTCCCCCGCCTCGTTCCGGCTCTACTCCTGGCTGGAGGCCGGGCCGGGCTCGGAGCAGCCGCCGCCCGGCTCGCCCCCGGCCAAAGGGCTGTGGGTGGTCTGCGGGTACGGCCGGTTCGGGCAGGAGGTGGTGGGTGACCTGCTCGCCGAAGGGCTCGACGTGGTGGTGATCGAGCCGGACCCGCCCTCGGACGCATTCCTCGCCGCCGAACTGGGCCTGCCGGTCGAGCAGCTCCCCCGGGTGATCCACGGTGAGGGGTCCGAACCGGAGGTGCTCGACGAGGCCCGCATCGAGCAGGCCGTCGGCTTCGTGGCCGGCACCGACAACGACACCACCAACCTGTCGCTGATCGCCGCCGCCCGGCGTCGCAACCCCGACCTCTACGCAGCCGGGCGCCAGAACCTGCCCACCAATCGCTCGCTGTTCGCCGCGATGCACCTGGACATGCTGCTCGTACCCGCCGACATCGTGGCCCGGGAGGCCTACGCCCGGCTCTCCACGCCGCTGCTCTGGCGCTTCCTCGAGGAGATGCCCCAGCGCGGCGAGGAAGAGGCCATCGCCCTCGTCCACCGCATCCAGGACCGATGCGGCCAGTACATGAAAGACGTCTGGAACGTCGAGCTGACGGCCTGGCAGGCCCCGGCGCTGGCCGGCTACCTGGATCCCGGGTCGGTGTCGCCACGGCAACGTCAGCGCCGCCACGCCGGGCAGACCGGCCGGGTGCCCCTCACCATCGGCAACCTGTTCCGCGATCCCGACGACCGTGACGAGCGCCTGCCGGTGGTGCCCCTGATGCTGCTGCGCGACGGGGCGGCGACGATCGCCCCGCCCGACGACACCGAGCTGCACCTCGACGACGAGCTCCTGGTCGCCGGTACCCGGGTGGCCCAGCGTGAGCTGCAGACCATCCTGCTCAGCGAGGGCACCGCGCAGTACGTGGTGACCGGCATCCGGATGCCCGAGAGCTGGGTCTGGCAGCACCTGGTGGGCCGCCGTCTTCCGAATACGTAG
- a CDS encoding adenylyltransferase/cytidyltransferase family protein, with the protein MTTVITFGTFDVLHIGHLRILERAKAHGDRLVVGVSSDALNMSKKGRNPIFSENERTALIQALEVVDEVFIEESLELKADYVKKFGADILVMGDDWTGRFDWIKEHCEVVYLPRTPSISTTAVIEKISKLPSA; encoded by the coding sequence ATGACGACAGTGATCACCTTCGGCACCTTCGATGTCCTGCACATCGGTCACCTGCGCATCCTCGAGCGGGCGAAGGCGCACGGCGACCGGCTGGTCGTCGGGGTGTCGTCGGACGCGCTGAACATGAGCAAGAAGGGCCGTAACCCGATCTTCAGTGAGAACGAGCGCACCGCCCTGATCCAGGCGCTCGAGGTCGTGGACGAGGTCTTCATCGAGGAATCGCTGGAGCTGAAGGCCGACTACGTGAAGAAGTTCGGTGCCGACATCCTGGTGATGGGCGACGACTGGACCGGTCGCTTCGACTGGATCAAGGAGCACTGCGAGGTCGTCTACCTGCCCCGCACGCCCTCCATCTCCACCACTGCGGTCATCGAGAAGATCTCCAAGCTGCCCTCGGCCTGA
- a CDS encoding NAD(P)H-binding protein, giving the protein MARTVLVTGASGFIGSHLAQRLVRQGHTVRAMTRHPERYAGAGEPVFGDVSDVESLATAMAGCDAAYYLVHSLESDDFEEKDAEAALNFGEAAHRAGLERIIYLGGLGEDVESLSPHLRSRRQVEQLLPLAGVPVTVLRAAVVIGHGGISWEITRQLVDHLPAMVTPHWVSTRTQPIALPDVIRYLEGVLEPEAARGRVFEIGGPEVLRYKDMLARAAAVMGKRLPNFTVPLLTPGLSSHWLALVTDVDTATARNLVDSMINEVVVHDHSIEEVVPGPTIGYDDSVRLALADRERAEEESAAQAVAPDAGEHPVH; this is encoded by the coding sequence ATGGCGAGAACAGTCCTGGTCACAGGCGCTTCCGGTTTCATCGGTTCCCATCTCGCGCAGCGTCTGGTGCGCCAGGGGCACACCGTCAGAGCGATGACTCGGCACCCGGAACGTTATGCGGGAGCGGGCGAACCGGTCTTCGGTGACGTCTCGGACGTCGAGAGTCTGGCCACCGCGATGGCCGGCTGCGACGCCGCGTACTACCTCGTGCACTCGCTGGAGTCGGACGACTTCGAGGAGAAGGACGCCGAGGCCGCCCTGAACTTCGGGGAGGCGGCGCACCGGGCCGGCCTCGAGCGCATCATCTATCTGGGTGGCCTGGGCGAGGATGTCGAGAGCCTCTCTCCCCACCTGCGCTCCCGGCGCCAGGTCGAGCAGCTGCTGCCACTGGCCGGGGTGCCGGTGACCGTGCTGCGCGCGGCCGTGGTGATCGGCCACGGCGGCATCAGCTGGGAGATCACCCGCCAGCTCGTCGACCATTTGCCGGCCATGGTGACGCCGCACTGGGTCAGCACCCGCACGCAGCCGATCGCCCTGCCCGACGTGATCCGCTACCTCGAGGGCGTGCTGGAGCCCGAGGCCGCCCGAGGCCGGGTGTTCGAAATCGGCGGGCCCGAGGTGCTGCGCTACAAGGACATGCTGGCCCGGGCGGCCGCGGTGATGGGCAAGCGACTGCCGAACTTCACCGTCCCGCTGCTCACCCCCGGCCTGTCGTCCCACTGGCTGGCCCTGGTCACCGACGTGGACACCGCCACCGCCCGCAACCTGGTGGACTCGATGATCAACGAGGTGGTCGTGCACGACCACTCGATCGAGGAGGTCGTGCCCGGCCCGACGATCGGGTACGACGACTCGGTGCGTCTGGCCCTGGCCGATCGGGAACGGGCCGAGGAGGAGAGTGCCGCGCAAGCGGTGGCTCCCGACGCCGGCGAGCACCCCGTCCACTGA
- a CDS encoding type II CAAX endopeptidase family protein yields the protein MTERPTRTALEARASRRLERFAASTLRRTATGRAVEDLLRSTLIEQVPRDHTESDDRFRRRRVVTAVTLVLGAALLGISLSVEPGATVFYPLTLLVAAVWIAGGLASGPLHLGWTSYRGALRRPLLHGVALGLVAGAIFVAGALIVREIPPLRDFVTHVLAHQTEGSAWLIAVVTLLNGLAEEVFFRGALYAAIGRRHPVLISTVVYAVATIATRNPMLVFAAFLLGAALGLERRASGGILAPIATHVTWSAIMMLTLPPLFAV from the coding sequence ATGACCGAACGCCCCACCAGGACCGCTCTCGAGGCCCGGGCCAGCCGACGGCTGGAACGCTTCGCCGCGTCGACCCTGCGCCGCACCGCGACCGGACGGGCGGTGGAGGACCTGCTGCGCTCGACGCTGATCGAACAGGTGCCACGCGACCACACCGAGTCCGACGACCGGTTCCGGCGTCGTCGCGTGGTCACCGCTGTCACGCTGGTGCTCGGCGCCGCGCTGCTCGGCATCTCGCTGTCGGTCGAACCGGGTGCCACCGTGTTCTATCCGCTCACGCTGCTCGTGGCGGCGGTCTGGATTGCCGGTGGCCTCGCCTCCGGCCCTCTCCACCTGGGCTGGACGTCGTACCGGGGAGCTCTGCGACGCCCTCTGCTGCACGGGGTCGCGCTCGGGCTGGTCGCCGGGGCGATCTTCGTGGCCGGGGCACTGATCGTGCGCGAGATCCCCCCGCTGCGCGACTTCGTGACGCATGTGCTGGCCCACCAGACGGAGGGGTCGGCCTGGCTCATCGCTGTGGTGACCTTGCTGAACGGCCTGGCCGAGGAAGTGTTCTTCCGCGGCGCCCTGTACGCGGCCATCGGCCGGCGGCACCCGGTGCTGATCTCGACGGTCGTCTACGCCGTGGCCACGATCGCCACCCGCAACCCGATGCTGGTGTTCGCGGCCTTCCTGCTCGGCGCCGCGCTGGGGCTGGAACGCCGGGCCAGCGGCGGCATCCTGGCCCCGATCGCGACGCACGTGACCTGGTCGGCCATCATGATGCTGACCCTGCCCCCGCTGTTCGCCGTCTGA